In Trifolium pratense cultivar HEN17-A07 linkage group LG7, ARS_RC_1.1, whole genome shotgun sequence, a genomic segment contains:
- the LOC123897764 gene encoding SCF E3 ubiquitin ligase complex F-box protein grrA-like encodes MASSSTSSRKRMAGDGLTNDCWELVISKLEIDNVEESNHCLETLSMVSKQLLSISSTFVNSIKLISNPSSSPISRLFHRFTNLTSLDLSAFRGGDINALLSRIPPSSVSRLTSLNLSNHQTFPILGLRSILNKNPNFRLTSLICSNITFLKFTDITFIADSFPFLQHLDLSFPGGSEGISMSVVDGDYNNAMNLLPQKLKLLGSVNLSGNFYINNSSFLQLCINCEFLQEVLISRCPFITHAGIAEAIHHRPTLNSISVTNFKEGLELENVDSYFIDSLTSLKRLTCLDFSFSCITDLMLKAIALEALPLTKLVLQDSYNYTYSGISHLLSKCPSLQHLDLQRANFLNDKLFNQLCAFLPVLVSINVSGCEKLTNSSFFALLTNCPLLSEIRMESTDIGLGPTPSMVDLLVYPQVKSLHLAYNSHLQDHHINNFGFMFPNMQLIDLSFCHHIFQHRIAALLKRCPKIRHLKFACFPHAKLCSINFEASNLEVLNLLHSRIDDEGLYQISKSCPQLLQLDLEHCHNVTEKGVQLAVENCTHLREINLQHCHKVSTDIVSWMIFTRPSLRKIIAPPHFHPRDCDRKLLFERCLVF; translated from the coding sequence ATggcatcatcatcaacatcaagcAGAAAAAGAATGGCAGGTGATGGTTTAACTAACGATTGCTGGGAATTGGTGATATCTAAACTCGAGATTGATAACGTGGAGGAGAGTAATCATTGTTTAGAGACACTATCCATGGTATCAAAACAACTACTATCCATCAGCAGCACTTTTGTGAATTCCATTAAATTAATCTCAAATCCATCATCATCACCCATCTCTCGCCTCTTCCACAGGTTCACAAACCTCACCTCCCTCGATCTCTCGGCCTTCCGCGGCGGTGACATCAACGCACTACTTTCTCGAATCCCTCCCAGTTCTGTTTCCCGTCTCACATCCCTCAACCTCTCTAACCACCAAACCTTCCCCATATTAGGGTTACGATCTATTCTCaacaaaaaccctaatttcagATTGACCTCTCTTATTTGTTCCAATATTACTTTTCTCAAATTTACTGATATAACCTTCATCGCAGATTCCTTTCCGTTTCTCCAACATTTGGATCTCAGTTTCCCTGGAGGAAGCGAAGGAATATCAATGTCGGTCGTTGACGGCGATTATAACAATGCCATGAATCTTCTCCCTCAAAAGCTTAAACTTCTTGGCAGTGTTAATCTATCTGGTAATTTCTACATTAATAATTCATCGTTTCTTCAACTATGTATCAACTGTGAGTTTCTCCAAGAGGTGCTTATATCACGATGCCCTTTCATAACACATGCTGGTATTGCCGAAGCAATCCACCACAGACCCACTTTGAATTCTATCTCTGTTACCAACTTTAAGGAAGGACTTGAACTTGAAAACGTTGACTCCTACTTCATTGATTCACTCACCAGTTTGAAGCGCTTAACTTGTCTTGATTTCTCCTTTTCCTGCATTACTGATTTGATGCTTAAGGCTATAGCACTCGAAGCCCTTCCTTTGACCAAACTTGTCCTCCAAGATTCTTACAACTATACCTATTCCGGTATCTCTCATCTCTTGTCCAAGTGTCCATCTCTGCAGCATCTAGATCTTCAACGTGCAAACTTTTTGAATGATAAGCTTTTCAACCAGCTCTGTGCATTCCTTCCAGTTTTGGTGTCTATTAATGTCAGCGGCTGTGAGAAGCTCACCAATTCATCCTTCTTTGCACTCCTTACCAACTGTCCTTTGCTCTCAGAGATCAGAATGGAGTCAACAGATATTGGACTCGGTCCAACACCGTCCATGGTGGATTTGCTTGTATACCCTCAAGTCAAGTCCCTCCATTTGGCTTACAATTCACATTTGCAAGACCATCACATCAACAACTTTGGTTTCATGTTTCCTAATATGCAACTTATTGATTTGAGCTTTTGCCATCACATATTTCAACATCGTATTGCTGCACTGTTAAAGAGATGTCCTAAGATCAGACATTTGAAGTTTGCCTGCTTCCCACACGCTAAGCTATGTTCCATCAACTTTGAAGCTTCCAATCTGGAGGTGCTGAACTTGTTGCACTCGAGAATTGATGATGAAGGACTGTATCAGATCTCAAAGAGTTGCCCTCAGCTTTTGCAACTAGACCTAGAACATTGTCACAATGTCACAGAGAAGGGAGTGCAGCTGGCCGTAGAGAACTGCACACACCTCAGAGAGATTAATTTGCAACATTGTCATAAAGTGTCTACTGATATTGTTTCCTGGATGATATTTACTAGGCCAtcattgagaaaaataattgCTCCCCCTCATTTTCATCCCCGCGACTGTGATAGGAAACTCCTCTTTGAGCGATGTCTTGTTTTCTAG